In Massilistercora timonensis, the following are encoded in one genomic region:
- a CDS encoding GNAT family N-acetyltransferase translates to MIEILRAHPSDLDAIEQIYTRVHDDEEKGFATTGWIRGVYPIRETAEQALKRDDLFVLKAEGKVVATGIINKIQVDVYKDIGWKHSVPDEEVMVLHTLAVDPLEKGKGYGKAFISFYEAYAREHGCRELRIDTNAINQRARAMYQKLGYEERGIVPCVFNGIPDVQLVCLEKYLD, encoded by the coding sequence ATGATAGAAATATTACGCGCACACCCGTCAGATCTTGACGCTATCGAACAGATCTACACCCGCGTCCACGACGATGAAGAAAAAGGTTTTGCTACTACCGGCTGGATCCGGGGCGTCTATCCCATCAGAGAAACGGCGGAGCAGGCCCTTAAGCGGGACGACCTTTTTGTGCTGAAGGCGGAAGGAAAAGTAGTGGCTACCGGGATCATAAATAAGATCCAGGTGGATGTTTATAAAGATATCGGTTGGAAACACAGCGTGCCGGATGAGGAGGTTATGGTGCTCCACACCCTGGCGGTAGATCCGCTGGAGAAGGGCAAAGGATACGGGAAGGCCTTCATTTCCTTTTATGAAGCCTATGCCAGGGAGCATGGCTGCAGGGAACTGCGGATCGATACCAACGCCATTAACCAAAGGGCCCGGGCTATGTACCAGAAGCTGGGATATGAGGAGCGGGGGATCGTCCCCTGTGTATTTAATGGGATTCCGGATGTGCAGTTGGTGTGTCTTGAGAAATATCTGGATTGA
- a CDS encoding GNAT family N-acetyltransferase, translating to MDSRELNEHYEFRNILSDEAGQAAKIEGICFPPNEACSPAMMKERAAAAPEFFLVAVDRKTGRIAGFLNGLATNEERLRDEFFRDAKLHDPAGANIMLLGLDVLPQYRRQGLARELMARYLAREKDRGRRRVILTCLEGKVEMYEKMGFHNDGISQSVWGGEEWYEMSCELKA from the coding sequence ATGGACAGCAGGGAATTAAATGAACACTATGAATTTCGGAACATTCTCTCTGATGAGGCCGGTCAGGCGGCCAAGATCGAAGGAATCTGTTTTCCACCCAACGAGGCTTGTTCCCCGGCGATGATGAAGGAGCGAGCGGCAGCGGCTCCGGAGTTCTTCCTGGTGGCAGTGGACCGGAAGACAGGTCGGATCGCTGGATTTTTAAATGGTCTTGCAACCAATGAGGAACGTCTGCGGGATGAGTTTTTCCGGGACGCAAAACTCCATGATCCCGCCGGCGCCAACATTATGCTTCTGGGGTTGGATGTGCTGCCCCAGTACCGGCGCCAGGGGCTGGCCAGGGAGTTGATGGCAAGGTACCTTGCCCGGGAAAAAGACCGGGGAAGACGCAGGGTGATCCTCACCTGTCTGGAAGGGAAAGTGGAGATGTATGAAAAGATGGGATTCCACAATGATGGGATCTCCCAGTCTGTATGGGGCGGGGAAGAATGGTATGAGATGAGCTGTGAACTGAAGGCATAG
- a CDS encoding threonine/serine exporter family protein, with product MDYKRILEGILDIGEAMLCSGAENFRLDDTLYRMCKSYGFRRYDVFAIPSNIQITVETPEGEILTQVRHIESTGINYDRLDYLNNLARYVCQNRPDARELHEKYLEVMNRPEPRQITTYLAGIMGGAGFAVFFGCGLMDGIVAVLVSAMIVFVGNWLGKREDNLLIYNLILAFLAEAIIIGMTFLGIGTHPDRIMIGIVMLLISALSTTNGIREVLQRDFISGLINIMNSILGAAGIAFGIAIAMRLFGGGHSDGFMLNPSVPIQLISCTVACTGFALWFKIKGRQVFYSSIGAFCTWAIYVVAFEIWPSNFIATMAGGIFVAAYAFVMSRVNKAPATIFLTASAFPLIPGPNLYYMMYGWVSGDNLMARQETGVLLETCLAIALGFLIVDVVSRCMLYAAKKEIHVGKRGNLN from the coding sequence ATGGATTACAAGCGAATTTTAGAAGGGATCCTGGACATCGGCGAGGCGATGCTGTGCAGTGGGGCGGAGAATTTCCGGCTGGATGATACACTCTATCGGATGTGCAAAAGTTACGGCTTTAGGCGCTATGACGTGTTCGCGATCCCAAGCAATATACAGATCACGGTGGAGACGCCGGAGGGAGAGATTCTGACCCAGGTCCGCCATATCGAATCGACAGGCATCAATTATGACCGGCTGGATTATCTTAATAACCTGGCCCGGTATGTGTGCCAGAATAGGCCGGATGCGAGGGAACTGCATGAGAAATACTTGGAGGTGATGAACCGGCCGGAGCCCCGGCAGATCACCACCTATCTGGCCGGGATCATGGGAGGAGCGGGATTCGCCGTGTTCTTTGGCTGCGGGCTGATGGACGGGATCGTGGCGGTGCTGGTCTCTGCCATGATCGTCTTTGTGGGAAACTGGCTTGGCAAGCGGGAGGATAACCTTCTGATCTACAACCTGATCCTTGCCTTTCTTGCGGAAGCCATCATCATTGGAATGACCTTCCTTGGGATCGGGACTCATCCGGACCGGATCATGATTGGCATCGTCATGCTGCTGATCAGTGCCTTAAGCACCACCAACGGCATCCGGGAGGTGCTGCAAAGAGACTTTATCTCCGGCCTTATCAATATTATGAACTCCATCCTGGGAGCGGCGGGGATCGCGTTTGGGATCGCCATTGCCATGCGGCTTTTTGGCGGCGGGCATTCCGACGGCTTTATGCTGAACCCCAGTGTGCCTATTCAGCTGATCTCCTGTACGGTGGCCTGTACCGGATTCGCCCTGTGGTTCAAGATCAAGGGGCGCCAGGTGTTTTATTCCAGTATCGGCGCCTTCTGTACCTGGGCGATCTATGTGGTAGCTTTTGAGATCTGGCCCAGCAACTTTATCGCCACCATGGCGGGCGGGATCTTTGTGGCGGCCTATGCGTTTGTCATGTCCCGGGTCAACAAGGCGCCGGCTACCATTTTCCTGACAGCCTCCGCCTTTCCTCTGATCCCCGGACCAAACCTCTACTATATGATGTACGGATGGGTGAGCGGGGACAACCTTATGGCAAGGCAGGAGACAGGGGTTCTGCTGGAGACCTGTCTGGCCATCGCCCTGGGATTCCTGATCGTGGACGTGGTGTCCCGGTGTATGCTGTATGCGGCCAAAAAGGAGATCCACGTGGGGAAACGGGGCAATCTAAATTAG
- a CDS encoding DUF362 domain-containing protein has translation MEKSKVYFTTMKTTLSENLPQKLKRLILAAGMDQIDFDGKYTAIKMHFGEPGNLAFLRPNYAAVVVNTVKELGGKPFLTDCNTLYVGGRKNALDHLDSAYQNGFSPFSTGCHVLIADGLKGTDETLVPIDGEYVKEAKIGRAVMDADVFISLNHFKGHEATGFGGALKNIGMGCGSRAGKMEMHSAGKPYVEQENCIGCGNCIRICAHGAPSITDRKATIDQDKCVGCGRCIGVCPKDAVCPSNDESNDILNRKIAEYSLAVVKDRPHFHISLVIDVSPNCDCHAENDIPIVPDVGMFASFDPVALDRACADAVNKQPVIAGSQLDEMPHVHHDHFIDSAPTTDWRVCLEHAQKLGLGTQEYELIQI, from the coding sequence ATGGAGAAATCAAAGGTTTATTTTACAACGATGAAGACAACCCTGTCAGAGAATCTGCCCCAGAAGTTGAAGCGGCTGATCCTGGCTGCGGGGATGGATCAGATTGATTTTGACGGGAAATATACAGCTATCAAGATGCATTTTGGAGAGCCGGGGAACCTGGCTTTCCTGCGGCCCAACTACGCGGCGGTAGTAGTGAATACTGTGAAGGAACTGGGCGGGAAGCCCTTCCTTACCGACTGCAATACCCTGTATGTGGGCGGACGGAAGAATGCGCTGGATCATCTGGACTCTGCCTATCAGAACGGATTCTCTCCGTTTTCCACAGGCTGTCATGTGCTGATCGCCGACGGCCTGAAGGGGACGGACGAGACGCTGGTGCCTATAGATGGAGAATATGTGAAGGAAGCCAAGATCGGCCGGGCGGTGATGGACGCGGATGTGTTCATCTCTCTCAATCATTTCAAAGGCCATGAGGCTACCGGTTTTGGCGGGGCGTTGAAGAACATCGGCATGGGCTGCGGATCAAGGGCCGGCAAGATGGAGATGCACAGCGCCGGGAAGCCCTATGTGGAGCAGGAGAACTGTATCGGCTGCGGCAACTGTATCCGGATCTGTGCCCACGGGGCGCCGTCGATCACAGACCGCAAGGCAACCATCGATCAGGACAAATGTGTGGGCTGCGGACGGTGTATCGGGGTCTGTCCCAAGGACGCCGTATGTCCGTCCAATGATGAGTCCAATGATATCCTGAACCGGAAGATCGCCGAGTACAGCCTGGCGGTGGTGAAAGACCGGCCGCATTTCCACATCAGTCTGGTGATCGATGTGTCGCCTAACTGTGACTGCCATGCGGAGAATGACATTCCTATCGTGCCGGATGTGGGCATGTTTGCATCTTTCGATCCGGTGGCTCTGGACCGGGCCTGCGCGGACGCGGTGAATAAGCAGCCGGTGATCGCGGGAAGCCAGCTGGATGAGATGCCTCATGTGCACCACGATCATTTCATTGATTCCGCGCCCACCACAGACTGGAGAGTCTGCCTGGAGCACGCCCAGAAGCTGGGACTTGGGACACAGGAGTATGAACTGATCCAGATCTAG
- the nth gene encoding endonuclease III — MTKKQRALEVIQRLKEEYPDAGCTLDYDQAWKLLVSVRLAAQCTDARVNVVVEDLYKKYPDVDALAAAEPEEIEEIVRPCGLGKSKARDISACMRILRDEYGGKVPDDFDALLKLPGVGRKSANLIMGDVFGKPAIVTDTHCIRLSNRIGLVDGIKDPRKVEMALWKIIPPEEGSDLCHRLVYHGRDVCTARTKPHCDQCCLADICKKAGVEK; from the coding sequence ATGACGAAGAAGCAAAGAGCCCTGGAAGTGATCCAGAGGCTGAAAGAAGAATACCCGGACGCAGGCTGCACCCTGGATTATGACCAGGCGTGGAAGCTTCTGGTCAGTGTGCGGCTGGCGGCTCAGTGCACCGACGCCAGGGTCAATGTAGTAGTGGAGGATCTCTATAAGAAGTATCCGGATGTGGACGCCCTGGCGGCGGCAGAGCCGGAGGAGATCGAGGAGATCGTAAGGCCCTGCGGCCTGGGTAAAAGCAAAGCAAGAGACATCAGCGCCTGTATGCGGATCCTGCGGGATGAATACGGCGGGAAGGTGCCCGATGATTTTGACGCCCTTCTGAAACTGCCGGGAGTAGGAAGGAAGAGCGCCAATCTGATCATGGGAGATGTGTTCGGGAAGCCGGCCATTGTGACGGACACCCACTGTATCCGTCTGAGCAACCGCATTGGCCTGGTGGATGGGATCAAGGATCCCAGGAAGGTGGAGATGGCCTTGTGGAAGATCATTCCCCCGGAGGAGGGAAGCGATCTCTGCCACCGGCTGGTATACCATGGCCGGGATGTGTGTACGGCCAGGACCAAACCTCATTGTGATCAATGCTGCCTTGCGGATATCTGTAAGAAGGCAGGGGTAGAGAAATAG
- a CDS encoding TlpA disulfide reductase family protein, translating to MKKRSLGLVLGCALLLLAGACGTGQDETAGAIGEGSSQGSESESEGSSQEKIFGEFETVTLTGEPVTQEIFGEAKLTMVNIWATYCGPCIQEMPELAELAREYEDRGVQIVGLLSDVSEPEDATAMEIVEETGADYMHILPSAELQMNLLSRISAVPTTVFLDQEGNMTGSAYAGARSKEDWSGILEEILGEVGA from the coding sequence ATGAAGAAACGGAGTCTGGGGCTTGTCCTTGGATGTGCGCTGCTTCTTCTCGCCGGCGCCTGCGGGACCGGGCAGGATGAGACGGCAGGCGCCATCGGCGAAGGAAGCAGTCAGGGATCAGAAAGCGAAAGTGAAGGCAGCAGCCAGGAGAAGATCTTCGGAGAGTTTGAGACTGTCACCCTTACCGGGGAGCCGGTGACCCAGGAAATCTTCGGAGAGGCAAAGCTTACCATGGTGAATATCTGGGCCACGTACTGCGGGCCCTGTATCCAGGAGATGCCGGAGCTGGCGGAGCTTGCCCGGGAATATGAAGACCGGGGCGTACAGATCGTAGGCCTCTTAAGCGACGTCAGTGAACCGGAAGACGCCACGGCTATGGAGATCGTGGAGGAGACCGGCGCGGATTATATGCACATCCTGCCATCCGCGGAACTGCAGATGAATCTCTTAAGCCGGATCAGCGCGGTGCCTACCACCGTTTTCCTGGATCAGGAGGGAAATATGACAGGAAGCGCCTATGCCGGGGCCAGGAGCAAGGAAGACTGGTCCGGGATCCTGGAAGAGATCCTGGGAGAGGTGGGAGCATGA
- a CDS encoding CD1871A family CXXC motif-containing protein has product MKEKNIRLLRGVLLAAGLFCIGLGAFRGEAQEVLVKGINICLECIGIG; this is encoded by the coding sequence ATGAAAGAGAAGAATATCCGCCTGCTGCGGGGAGTACTCCTGGCAGCAGGCCTTTTCTGTATAGGGCTCGGGGCTTTCCGCGGGGAGGCGCAGGAAGTGCTGGTCAAGGGGATCAATATCTGTCTGGAGTGTATTGGAATTGGGTAA
- a CDS encoding 4Fe-4S binding protein, translated as MGKRKKGLRLWVQIGFTALTNGYWLGFLTGRIYRGPGKAACVPGLNCYSCPGALGSCPIGALQAVLGSRDYKVSFYVTGFLLLVGSVFGRFVCGWICPFGLVQDLLYRIPFFRKRKNLPGHKGLVWLKYGILALFVILLPSVVVDLVGQGSPWFCKYICPSGTLMAGLPLLASNEYLRTAAGVLFAWKVGLLILVILLALWVYRPFCKYICPLGAVYSLFNPVALYRYEIREDKCTKCGRCASACKMDIKTWQQPNSRECIRCGDCVAACPEGVILRRPFGRGRQNEDKE; from the coding sequence TTGGGTAAGAGGAAAAAAGGACTGCGGCTGTGGGTCCAGATAGGATTTACGGCTTTGACAAATGGATACTGGCTGGGATTTCTGACCGGAAGGATCTACCGGGGACCGGGGAAGGCTGCCTGCGTGCCGGGGCTTAACTGTTATTCCTGTCCGGGGGCTCTTGGGTCCTGCCCCATCGGGGCGCTGCAGGCGGTGCTGGGAAGCCGGGATTATAAGGTTTCTTTCTATGTGACAGGATTCCTTCTTCTGGTGGGATCGGTGTTTGGACGGTTTGTCTGCGGATGGATCTGTCCCTTCGGACTGGTCCAGGACCTTCTGTACCGGATCCCTTTCTTCCGGAAGCGGAAGAACCTTCCGGGGCATAAGGGACTGGTGTGGCTGAAATACGGGATCCTTGCGCTCTTTGTGATCCTTCTGCCCTCGGTGGTGGTGGATCTTGTGGGGCAGGGGAGCCCCTGGTTCTGTAAATACATCTGTCCCTCCGGGACACTGATGGCAGGGCTTCCCCTTCTTGCTTCCAACGAGTATCTGCGGACTGCCGCAGGGGTCCTGTTCGCCTGGAAAGTGGGACTTTTGATCCTTGTGATCCTGCTTGCCCTGTGGGTGTACCGTCCTTTCTGCAAGTATATCTGCCCTCTGGGAGCGGTCTACAGCCTGTTCAACCCAGTAGCGCTGTACCGCTATGAGATCCGGGAGGACAAGTGTACCAAATGCGGCAGGTGTGCATCTGCCTGCAAGATGGATATCAAGACCTGGCAGCAGCCCAACAGCAGAGAGTGTATCCGGTGCGGGGACTGCGTGGCCGCCTGTCCGGAAGGCGTCATCCTTCGCCGGCCTTTTGGCCGGGGGCGGCAGAACGAGGATAAGGAGTAG
- a CDS encoding cation-translocating P-type ATPase, with translation MGRGFGRAKEQEPESYEIERRPVARYQPDHREGLTRAQAAERMAAGWSNIPVDPPAQTVKEIIHENVFTYFNLVFTVLAVLLCLVGSFRNLTFMPVIIINTLIGIVQEIRAKHVLEKLNMLNAPHALVVREGQVTSVDSEDLVLDDIVIFKAGNQICADAQVVFGEVRVNESLLTGESDEIVKKPGDHLMSGSFVVAGECRARLEQVGADSYISKLTLEAKAIQKGEKSEMIRSLDKLVKFVGIALIPIGSVLFAQSFFFNDETFRDSVTSMVAAVIGMIPEGLYLLASVALAVSSIRLAQKKVLLHDMKSIETLARVNVLCVDKTGTITENTMSVKKLVPTEHYDGETMPELARMVGDLVRPMSSDNATMDAMKEFFKEGTGKAPQKVIPFTSVTKYSGVTFEDQAYVLGAPEFVLREDYPSYESQILNYARRGYRVLVFGTCGEITEGQKLSEKVTPLAYILLANPVRKEAPETFAYFAEQGVEVKVISGDNPMTVSEVAKEAGIANADEYVDATTLRTEEDVWNAVARYTVFGRVTPAQKRQFVQALKGQGRTVAMTGDGVNDVLALKDADCSVAMASGSDAAVQASQVVLLESNFACMPSVVLEGRRVVNNIQRSASLFLVKNIFSFLLSLFSVVFMITYPLEPSQVSLISMFTIGVPAFFLALQPNKEVIQGHFLTNVFLKALPAGLTDVLAVGALVVFGRTFGVASEDISTAATMLLAIVGFLILFKICQPMNVIRGGVWVISIVGLIGCSIFLPDLFAITGMSTECIMLFVVFSIATEPVLRYLTMLVGGLRSLFQKIFRRKKTA, from the coding sequence ATGGGGCGAGGCTTTGGAAGAGCAAAGGAGCAGGAACCAGAAAGTTATGAGATCGAGAGAAGACCAGTGGCCCGGTATCAGCCGGATCACCGGGAGGGGCTGACCAGGGCCCAGGCGGCGGAGCGTATGGCGGCCGGGTGGTCCAATATCCCGGTGGATCCGCCGGCCCAGACGGTGAAGGAGATCATCCATGAGAATGTATTTACCTACTTCAACCTGGTCTTTACCGTGCTGGCAGTGCTGCTGTGTCTGGTAGGCTCCTTCCGGAACCTGACTTTCATGCCGGTGATCATCATCAATACGTTAATCGGTATCGTACAGGAGATCCGGGCCAAGCATGTGCTGGAGAAGCTGAATATGCTGAACGCCCCTCATGCCCTGGTGGTGCGGGAAGGGCAGGTCACATCCGTTGACTCGGAAGATCTGGTGCTGGATGATATTGTGATCTTCAAGGCGGGCAACCAGATCTGCGCGGACGCTCAGGTGGTATTCGGCGAGGTGCGGGTCAATGAGTCTCTGCTCACCGGTGAATCCGACGAGATCGTGAAGAAGCCCGGAGACCATCTGATGTCGGGAAGTTTTGTGGTGGCCGGAGAATGCCGGGCCCGGCTGGAGCAGGTGGGCGCGGATTCCTATATCTCCAAGCTGACCCTGGAGGCTAAGGCCATCCAGAAAGGGGAGAAGTCGGAGATGATCCGCTCTCTGGACAAGCTGGTGAAATTCGTGGGTATTGCGCTGATCCCTATCGGAAGCGTCCTGTTCGCCCAGAGCTTTTTCTTTAACGACGAGACCTTCCGGGACAGTGTCACTTCCATGGTCGCGGCGGTGATCGGCATGATCCCGGAGGGGCTTTACCTGCTGGCCAGCGTGGCCCTGGCGGTAAGTTCCATCCGGCTGGCCCAGAAGAAGGTGCTGCTCCATGATATGAAAAGCATCGAGACTCTGGCCCGGGTCAATGTGCTGTGTGTGGATAAGACCGGGACCATTACGGAGAACACCATGAGTGTGAAGAAGCTGGTGCCCACGGAGCATTATGACGGGGAGACCATGCCGGAGCTGGCCCGGATGGTGGGAGACCTGGTCCGCCCCATGAGCAGTGACAATGCTACCATGGACGCTATGAAAGAATTCTTCAAAGAGGGAACGGGGAAGGCGCCGCAGAAGGTGATCCCCTTTACCTCAGTGACCAAATACAGCGGCGTGACCTTTGAGGATCAGGCCTATGTGCTGGGGGCGCCGGAGTTTGTGCTTCGGGAGGATTACCCCTCCTATGAGTCTCAGATCCTCAACTATGCCAGGAGAGGCTACCGGGTTCTGGTATTCGGAACCTGCGGGGAGATCACGGAGGGGCAGAAGCTCTCGGAGAAGGTGACGCCTCTTGCCTACATCCTTCTGGCGAATCCGGTGCGGAAAGAAGCGCCGGAGACCTTTGCATATTTCGCGGAGCAGGGAGTGGAGGTAAAGGTGATCTCGGGAGACAACCCCATGACTGTGTCGGAGGTGGCAAAAGAAGCAGGGATCGCCAATGCGGATGAATATGTGGACGCCACCACCCTGCGGACGGAAGAAGACGTGTGGAATGCGGTGGCAAGATACACCGTGTTTGGCCGGGTGACGCCGGCCCAGAAGCGTCAGTTTGTCCAGGCCCTGAAGGGGCAGGGGAGAACGGTGGCTATGACCGGCGACGGCGTCAACGATGTGCTGGCCTTAAAGGACGCGGACTGCAGCGTGGCCATGGCCTCCGGAAGCGACGCGGCGGTACAGGCCTCTCAGGTGGTGCTCCTGGAGTCCAATTTTGCCTGCATGCCTTCGGTGGTACTGGAAGGAAGAAGGGTGGTCAACAACATTCAGCGTTCGGCCAGCCTGTTCCTGGTGAAGAACATTTTCTCCTTCCTGCTGTCCTTGTTCTCAGTGGTGTTTATGATCACCTATCCGCTGGAGCCTTCCCAGGTATCGCTGATCAGTATGTTCACCATCGGCGTGCCGGCCTTCTTCCTGGCGCTTCAGCCCAACAAAGAGGTGATCCAGGGACATTTCCTGACCAACGTGTTTTTGAAGGCGCTGCCCGCCGGACTGACCGACGTGCTGGCGGTGGGGGCGCTGGTGGTATTTGGCCGGACTTTTGGCGTGGCGTCCGAGGATATTTCCACGGCGGCCACCATGCTGCTGGCTATTGTAGGCTTCCTGATCCTGTTTAAGATCTGTCAGCCCATGAATGTGATCCGGGGCGGAGTCTGGGTGATCTCTATTGTGGGCCTGATCGGCTGCAGCATTTTCCTGCCGGATCTTTTTGCCATCACAGGGATGTCCACCGAGTGTATCATGCTGTTTGTGGTATTTTCCATTGCCACAGAGCCGGTGCTGCGCTATCTTACCATGCTGGTGGGCGGCCTGCGCAGCCTGTTCCAGAAGATTTTTCGCAGAAAAAAGACGGCGTAA
- the yfcE gene encoding phosphodiesterase: MKLMIASDIHGSALYCRQMLEAYRREGADRLLLLGDLLYHGPRNDLPEEYAPKEVIALLAPLKQELLCVRGNCDCEVDQMVLPFPILADYCLLEVNGRTIFATHGHIFHPGNLPPLKEGDILLNGHTHVPANQDMGSFRYMNPGSVSLPKEGSARGYMICDQKGFLWKNLSGRILTI, encoded by the coding sequence ATGAAACTGATGATCGCATCCGATATCCACGGCTCCGCCCTCTACTGCCGCCAGATGCTGGAGGCCTACCGCCGGGAAGGCGCGGACCGTCTGCTCCTTCTGGGGGATCTTCTGTACCACGGTCCCCGCAACGACCTGCCGGAAGAATATGCCCCCAAAGAGGTGATCGCCCTTCTTGCTCCCCTGAAGCAGGAACTCCTCTGTGTCCGGGGAAACTGCGACTGTGAAGTAGACCAGATGGTCCTTCCGTTTCCCATCCTGGCAGACTACTGCCTGCTGGAGGTAAACGGCCGGACCATCTTCGCCACCCACGGCCATATCTTCCATCCCGGGAACCTTCCCCCTCTGAAAGAAGGGGATATCCTGCTGAACGGCCACACTCACGTGCCCGCCAACCAGGATATGGGCTCCTTTCGCTATATGAACCCGGGCTCCGTATCCCTTCCCAAGGAAGGCTCCGCCCGCGGGTATATGATCTGCGACCAGAAGGGCTTTCTGTGGAAAAACCTCTCTGGCCGGATCCTTACGATCTGA
- a CDS encoding GNAT family N-acetyltransferase produces the protein MEKTWKIVRASYEDLPEIMEILRGACGMVKDPAWFYVEDVEEDEELLRQHVEEKGFILKAEAKDEIAGFLMVRFPGEEADNLGSHLGLPREAMGQVAHMETAAVRPKYCGQGIQKSLMRQGEEMLKGTSFRYLMGTAHPDNTYSVNNFLKLEYEIIDEARKYGGLPRYVFCKEIR, from the coding sequence ATGGAGAAAACCTGGAAGATTGTCAGAGCCTCTTATGAAGACCTACCGGAGATCATGGAGATCCTCAGGGGCGCTTGTGGCATGGTGAAAGACCCGGCCTGGTTCTATGTGGAGGATGTGGAAGAGGACGAAGAACTTCTGCGCCAGCATGTGGAAGAGAAAGGATTTATCCTGAAGGCGGAAGCAAAAGACGAGATCGCAGGGTTCCTGATGGTGCGCTTCCCGGGAGAGGAGGCGGATAATCTGGGATCCCACCTGGGGCTGCCCAGAGAGGCGATGGGGCAGGTGGCCCACATGGAGACGGCGGCGGTGCGGCCAAAGTACTGCGGGCAGGGGATCCAGAAGAGCCTTATGCGCCAGGGGGAAGAAATGCTAAAAGGCACTTCCTTCCGTTATCTTATGGGGACTGCCCATCCGGACAACACTTACAGTGTGAATAATTTTCTGAAGCTGGAGTATGAGATCATTGATGAGGCGCGCAAGTACGGCGGGCTTCCCCGCTATGTGTTCTGCAAGGAGATAAGATGA
- a CDS encoding HAD family phosphatase, translating to MIRGIVFDMDGLLFDSERLVKRTWNEVGEILGLPGLGEHIRHTLGKNRRGRNEYFIRAFGEDFPFEAFDRENKRIFAGIMEREGMPVKPGARELLAYGRKQGYKIGIATSSSRNYAVEHLKGTGLYEYFDGGVFGDMVTRGKPDPEIYLAACENLGLQPEVCMALEDSPAGIRSASSAGMVPVMVPDLVEPTEEIRELAYAVCDSLTEVKGLLETINGSTR from the coding sequence ATGATCCGGGGGATTGTATTTGATATGGACGGCCTTCTCTTTGATTCCGAGCGGCTGGTGAAAAGGACCTGGAATGAGGTGGGAGAGATCCTGGGGCTTCCTGGCCTGGGAGAGCATATCCGCCATACGCTTGGGAAGAACCGGAGAGGGAGAAATGAATATTTTATCCGGGCCTTCGGGGAGGACTTTCCATTCGAAGCCTTCGACCGGGAGAATAAGCGGATCTTTGCCGGGATCATGGAGCGGGAGGGAATGCCGGTGAAGCCGGGAGCCCGGGAGCTTCTTGCCTACGGAAGAAAGCAGGGATATAAGATAGGGATCGCCACATCCTCCAGCCGGAATTACGCGGTGGAACACCTGAAGGGGACCGGGCTGTATGAGTATTTTGACGGCGGCGTCTTCGGGGACATGGTGACCAGGGGGAAGCCGGATCCGGAGATCTACCTGGCGGCCTGCGAAAATCTTGGCCTGCAGCCGGAAGTGTGCATGGCGCTGGAAGATTCTCCTGCGGGGATCCGCTCCGCCAGCAGTGCGGGGATGGTTCCGGTGATGGTGCCGGATCTTGTAGAGCCTACAGAGGAGATCCGGGAGCTGGCATACGCAGTGTGCGACAGCCTGACGGAGGTAAAGGGGCTGCTGGAAACGATAAATGGATCGACAAGGTAA
- the rd gene encoding rubredoxin, protein MKKYVCEPCGYVYDPEIGDPDNGIAPGTAFEDIPEDWVCPICGVGKDMFAPEE, encoded by the coding sequence ATGAAGAAATACGTATGCGAACCATGTGGATATGTTTATGATCCGGAAATCGGCGATCCGGATAACGGGATCGCTCCCGGAACCGCTTTCGAGGACATCCCGGAAGACTGGGTATGCCCCATCTGCGGCGTAGGAAAGGATATGTTCGCGCCAGAGGAATAA